A part of Bacteroidia bacterium genomic DNA contains:
- the rpsN gene encoding 30S ribosomal protein S14, with protein MARKSIIARQEKREKMVAKFAAKRKALKEAGLYQELALLPRNSSPVRLKNRCKLTGRPRAYIRRFGISRIKFRELALEGKIPGVKKTSW; from the coding sequence ATGGCAAGAAAATCAATTATAGCGAGACAGGAGAAAAGGGAAAAAATGGTAGCTAAGTTTGCTGCCAAAAGAAAAGCACTAAAAGAAGCTGGCTTATACCAGGAACTTGCGCTTTTGCCCAGAAACTCTTCCCCAGTGCGTCTGAAGAACCGGTGTAAGCTTACCGGAAGACCCAGAGCCTACATTAGAAGGTTTGGTATTTCCAGAATTAAATTTAGAGAACTTGCCCTTGAAGGAAAAATTCCTGGGGTGAAGAAAACAAGTTGGTAA
- the rpsH gene encoding 30S ribosomal protein S8, translated as MNTDPIADYLTRIRNAQSAGHKVVDIPASNLKKEITKVLHEYGYIRKFKFVEEGPQGVIKIALKYDRFTKKPAISKLERISKPGLRHYAKVKKMPRVLNGLGIAIVSTPKGVMTEKKAVSENVGGEVLCYVY; from the coding sequence ATGAATACGGATCCTATTGCAGATTATCTGACCCGGATAAGAAACGCTCAAAGTGCAGGGCATAAAGTAGTGGACATTCCTGCTTCAAATCTGAAAAAGGAAATCACCAAAGTCCTCCATGAGTATGGCTACATCCGCAAATTCAAATTTGTCGAGGAAGGCCCACAGGGAGTTATTAAGATTGCGCTGAAGTATGACCGCTTCACCAAGAAGCCGGCGATCTCCAAACTCGAAAGAATTAGCAAGCCTGGCTTGAGACATTATGCCAAAGTCAAAAAAATGCCGAGAGTGCTGAATGGATTGGGTATAGCCATTGTATCCACACCCAAAGGTGTTATGACTGAAAAGAAAGCCGTTTCTGAAAATGTCGGTGGTGAAGTATTATGTTACGTTTACTAA
- the rplF gene encoding 50S ribosomal protein L6: protein MSRIGKLPISLPAGVSVELSDSHILTVKGPKGKLQQKINPEMIVKVENGTVVVGRPSDLKQHKALHGLYRSLINNMVTGVSQGYTKQMEVIGVGYKAEAKGNLLELSLGYSHPIAMIMPPEIKAETETLRGQAPKITLTSIDKQLLGQVASKIREMRPPEPYKGKGIRFVGEDIRRKAGKSAGKKK, encoded by the coding sequence ATGTCAAGAATAGGAAAATTACCGATCTCTCTGCCTGCTGGTGTATCCGTTGAATTGAGCGATTCTCATATTCTTACGGTGAAAGGACCTAAAGGAAAATTGCAGCAGAAGATCAATCCGGAAATGATTGTAAAGGTTGAGAATGGAACCGTTGTGGTTGGAAGGCCTTCGGATCTGAAACAGCATAAAGCTCTGCACGGTTTATATCGCTCCCTGATCAACAACATGGTTACAGGTGTGTCTCAAGGCTACACAAAGCAAATGGAAGTTATCGGTGTGGGTTATAAGGCTGAAGCTAAAGGCAATCTACTGGAGCTTTCATTGGGTTATTCTCACCCTATCGCAATGATTATGCCACCTGAGATTAAAGCAGAGACTGAAACCCTTCGGGGACAGGCACCCAAAATTACGCTTACTTCTATTGATAAGCAGTTGCTGGGCCAGGTTGCTTCTAAAATACGCGAAATGAGACCTCCCGAACCCTACAAGGGAAAAGGAATCCGTTTTGTAGGTGAAGATATTCGTAGAAAAGCAGGTAAGTCTGCAGGTAAGAAGAAATAA
- the rplR gene encoding 50S ribosomal protein L18 — translation MSKTANKTLRRIRIKKRLRTRINGTAERPRLSVFRSNKQIYAQIINDEAGHTLASCSSRVKDLNLQPLSKTDQSKEVGKKLAVLAKEKGIEAVVFDRGGFKYHGRIKALAEGAREGGLNF, via the coding sequence ATGTCAAAGACGGCGAATAAAACTCTGCGCAGAATACGCATTAAAAAGAGACTGCGCACCAGGATTAATGGCACGGCAGAACGGCCAAGGCTATCTGTTTTCCGGAGCAATAAGCAGATTTATGCCCAAATTATTAATGATGAGGCAGGGCATACCCTGGCGAGTTGTTCTTCTCGGGTAAAAGACTTAAATTTGCAGCCGCTTTCCAAAACAGATCAAAGCAAAGAAGTTGGTAAAAAGCTGGCTGTCCTTGCAAAAGAAAAAGGAATTGAAGCGGTAGTATTTGATCGTGGTGGGTTTAAGTATCACGGAAGAATAAAAGCATTGGCTGAAGGCGCACGCGAAGGCGGGCTAAACTTTTAA
- the rpsE gene encoding 30S ribosomal protein S5, protein MNIPNEVRVKSSDVELQEKVVKIKRVAKVVKGGRRFSFSAIVVVGNGNGIVGFGLGKANEVTDAIAKGVDDAKKNLVKVNILKGTIPHNSFTKFGAAKVLLRPAAEGTGVLAGGAMRAVLEAAGIKDVIGKSLGSSNPHNVVKATILALVGMRMPHDIAKRRGIELSKVFNG, encoded by the coding sequence ATGAATATTCCTAACGAAGTAAGAGTAAAAAGTAGCGACGTCGAACTACAGGAAAAGGTAGTTAAGATTAAGCGCGTGGCAAAGGTCGTTAAAGGTGGCCGCCGGTTTAGCTTCAGTGCAATTGTAGTTGTTGGCAACGGAAATGGCATTGTTGGGTTTGGATTGGGAAAAGCCAATGAAGTTACAGACGCAATTGCAAAAGGCGTAGATGATGCTAAAAAGAATCTTGTGAAGGTGAATATTCTGAAAGGAACAATACCTCACAATTCTTTCACTAAATTTGGGGCTGCAAAAGTACTGCTTCGTCCCGCAGCAGAAGGTACAGGTGTTCTCGCCGGTGGTGCGATGCGTGCTGTTCTTGAAGCCGCTGGGATAAAGGATGTGATTGGAAAAAGCCTTGGATCTTCCAACCCTCACAACGTAGTGAAAGCAACTATTCTGGCTTTGGTAGGTATGCGTATGCCGCATGATATCGCCAAACGCAGAGGTATTGAGTTGAGTAAAGTATTTAATGGCTAA
- the rpmD gene encoding 50S ribosomal protein L30, giving the protein MYPKVRITQVKSTINRPKDQKATIVALGLGKINRTVEKECTPQILGMIKKVTHLVKIVETE; this is encoded by the coding sequence ATGTATCCCAAAGTGAGAATAACCCAGGTTAAGAGTACCATTAACCGCCCGAAAGACCAAAAAGCTACGATCGTAGCTTTGGGACTCGGAAAGATCAACCGAACTGTGGAAAAGGAATGTACCCCGCAAATTTTGGGCATGATCAAAAAAGTGACTCATTTGGTTAAAATCGTAGAGACGGAATAA
- the rplO gene encoding 50S ribosomal protein L15: protein MKLHTLSPAQGATKTRKRIGRGQGSGRGGTSTRGHKGQKSRSGYSFRPWFEGGQMPLQRRVPKFGFKNPFRVEYKVINLDTLQELVVANPGAEINHTLLVEHGLISSPQTLVKVLGRGEWNIKAEVKLNKFSKSAREAIEGAGGTATEA, encoded by the coding sequence ATGAAGCTACACACACTATCACCCGCACAAGGTGCAACGAAAACCCGGAAACGCATAGGTCGCGGTCAGGGTTCAGGAAGAGGTGGAACCTCTACCCGCGGGCACAAAGGACAAAAATCCCGGAGTGGATATAGTTTCCGTCCATGGTTTGAAGGTGGACAAATGCCCCTACAACGTCGGGTTCCTAAATTTGGTTTTAAAAATCCATTTAGGGTTGAATACAAAGTGATCAACCTTGATACGTTACAGGAACTCGTAGTGGCAAATCCCGGAGCAGAGATCAACCATACTTTACTGGTTGAACACGGTCTTATCTCATCTCCTCAGACGCTTGTAAAAGTGTTGGGAAGAGGTGAATGGAATATCAAGGCAGAGGTTAAGTTGAATAAATTTAGTAAGTCCGCCAGAGAAGCCATTGAAGGCGCAGGAGGAACCGCTACAGAAGCTTAG
- the secY gene encoding preprotein translocase subunit SecY — protein MKALIDTLRNIFKIPELKNRILYTLLLLAVYRLGTFIILPGIDSGELQSNFGNAGAGGNLLDLFNVFLGGAFARGSILALGIMPYISASIVVQLLGAVLPSIQKLRSEGESGQKKMNQITRYLTVAITLGQAVSYVVYLKGQFPGAAAGLSTTFFWITTVCILTASTMFLVWLGERITDNGIGNGVSLIIMIGIISRFPPTLINEARSTLPMIFFIEILALGLVTMAVVALTQATRKIPVNYARQMMGNRIGQLGRGNAARQYIPLKVNSAGVMPIIFAQAIMFLPTTLIQLSGAESLTGVASVLGNFNGLWYNVIFFLMIIAFTYFYTAITVNPNEIADQLKRNGGFIPGVKPGKRTAAYIETVLSRITLPGSVFLAFVSIFPAIAMTMGTSQSFSQFFGGTTLLIMIGVVLDTLQQIESYLLMRHYDGLMQSGRVKGRSRKGLAV, from the coding sequence ATGAAAGCCCTTATCGATACGCTAAGAAACATTTTCAAAATTCCGGAACTGAAAAACCGGATTTTGTACACCCTGTTGCTGCTGGCAGTTTACCGGTTGGGAACCTTTATTATCCTTCCAGGTATTGACTCCGGTGAGTTACAGTCAAACTTTGGCAATGCTGGTGCAGGCGGCAATTTGCTGGATCTCTTTAATGTGTTCCTTGGAGGAGCCTTTGCACGTGGTTCTATCCTGGCATTAGGGATCATGCCATACATCTCTGCATCAATCGTTGTGCAGTTGCTGGGAGCTGTGCTTCCTTCTATCCAGAAACTCCGGTCTGAAGGAGAAAGCGGACAGAAGAAGATGAACCAGATTACCCGGTATCTTACCGTAGCGATTACCCTCGGCCAGGCAGTCAGTTATGTGGTCTACTTAAAGGGACAGTTCCCGGGAGCGGCAGCCGGTTTATCGACTACTTTCTTCTGGATTACTACTGTCTGTATTCTTACCGCCAGTACTATGTTTTTAGTTTGGCTTGGTGAGCGTATAACAGATAATGGTATTGGGAATGGAGTTTCTCTGATCATTATGATTGGTATTATCTCCCGATTCCCGCCCACCCTGATCAATGAGGCCAGATCCACACTTCCGATGATTTTCTTCATTGAGATTTTGGCACTCGGACTTGTAACTATGGCTGTAGTTGCATTGACACAGGCTACCCGAAAAATCCCAGTAAACTATGCCCGCCAAATGATGGGTAACAGGATCGGACAATTGGGGCGTGGAAACGCAGCCCGTCAATATATTCCTTTAAAAGTGAATTCAGCTGGGGTTATGCCTATCATTTTTGCTCAGGCAATTATGTTTCTGCCGACAACCCTTATCCAACTTTCCGGAGCAGAGTCTCTGACAGGTGTTGCATCTGTATTGGGTAACTTCAACGGACTGTGGTACAATGTGATTTTCTTTTTAATGATTATCGCCTTTACTTACTTCTATACTGCAATTACTGTGAATCCGAATGAAATTGCAGATCAGTTGAAGCGTAATGGCGGTTTTATACCAGGTGTGAAACCCGGAAAAAGGACAGCTGCTTACATAGAAACGGTTCTCTCCCGAATTACACTTCCTGGATCTGTGTTCCTGGCATTTGTCTCAATCTTTCCTGCAATTGCGATGACAATGGGTACATCTCAAAGTTTTTCACAGTTTTTTGGAGGGACGACACTGTTGATTATGATTGGTGTGGTTTTGGATACATTGCAACAAATAGAGAGCTACCTTTTGATGCGCCATTACGATGGATTGATGCAGAGTGGAAGAGTGAAAGGGCGTAGCAGAAAAGGGCTTGCTGTATAA
- the map gene encoding type I methionyl aminopeptidase → MSDQVTYKSVEEIELIRESSLLVGKTLGELKKHIIPGANTFKLDQIAEEFIRDHGGIPAFKDYSPSFGDSPFPYTLCVSVNEEVVHGMPGVNRLLKEGDLVSIDCGVLMNGYYGDSAYTFAVGEVSSKKRRLMEVTKQSLYMGIEKAIEGNRVGDISNAIQRHAETYGYSVVREMVGHGVGKNLHEPPEVPNYGKRKTGALLKDGMVIAIEPMINMGKRFIKIAKDGWTVFATDKLPSAHYEHCVVIRKNKAEILSTFEFIEN, encoded by the coding sequence ATGAGTGATCAGGTGACTTATAAATCGGTTGAGGAGATTGAATTGATTCGCGAAAGTTCTTTGCTGGTAGGGAAAACGTTAGGAGAACTCAAAAAGCATATTATACCTGGTGCCAATACATTTAAATTGGATCAGATTGCTGAAGAGTTTATCAGAGATCATGGAGGAATTCCTGCATTCAAGGATTACAGCCCTAGTTTTGGGGACTCTCCGTTTCCATATACACTGTGTGTATCTGTAAATGAAGAAGTAGTACATGGAATGCCTGGTGTAAACCGATTATTAAAGGAAGGAGATCTGGTTTCGATAGATTGCGGTGTACTCATGAACGGCTATTATGGTGACTCTGCATATACCTTTGCTGTCGGAGAAGTTTCTTCGAAAAAACGGAGGTTAATGGAAGTTACCAAGCAGTCGCTTTATATGGGGATTGAAAAGGCGATAGAGGGAAATCGTGTCGGTGATATTTCCAATGCTATTCAGCGCCATGCTGAGACTTATGGTTACAGTGTGGTAAGGGAAATGGTTGGACACGGTGTGGGAAAAAATCTTCATGAGCCACCGGAAGTTCCTAATTACGGTAAGCGTAAGACGGGTGCATTGCTGAAGGATGGGATGGTAATTGCGATTGAACCAATGATCAATATGGGAAAACGGTTCATCAAAATTGCCAAGGATGGTTGGACAGTTTTTGCTACGGACAAGTTGCCATCCGCTCATTATGAGCATTGTGTGGTAATTAGGAAGAATAAAGCAGAAATTTTATCTACCTTTGAGTTTATTGAGAATTAA
- the infA gene encoding translation initiation factor IF-1: MAKQAPIKVDGEVVEALPNATFRVRLENGHELLAHIAGKMRMYYIKILPGDRVALEIPPYDLSKGRIVYRYK, from the coding sequence TTGGCAAAACAAGCTCCTATAAAAGTTGATGGCGAAGTAGTAGAAGCGCTACCGAATGCAACCTTTCGCGTAAGGTTGGAGAATGGACATGAGTTACTCGCTCATATTGCAGGGAAAATGCGTATGTATTATATAAAAATCCTTCCCGGAGACCGCGTAGCGCTTGAAATACCGCCATACGATCTTAGTAAAGGAAGAATTGTTTACAGATATAAATAA
- the ykgO gene encoding type B 50S ribosomal protein L36, protein MKVRASVKKRTPDCKIIRRKGKIYVINKKNPRCKQRQG, encoded by the coding sequence ATGAAAGTTAGAGCATCGGTCAAAAAAAGAACCCCGGATTGCAAAATCATCCGCCGCAAGGGGAAGATCTATGTGATCAACAAGAAGAACCCCAGGTGCAAACAAAGACAAGGTTAA
- the rpsM gene encoding 30S ribosomal protein S13 — translation MARISGVDLPKNKRGVIGLTYIFGIGKTSAIKILHKAEISQDKKVKDWSDDDIVKIRRIIVEEFKVEGALRSEIQLNIKRLMDIGCYRGLRHRKGLPLRGQRTRTNARTRKGKRKTVAGKKKVTK, via the coding sequence ATGGCAAGAATTTCAGGTGTAGACTTACCCAAAAACAAGCGAGGAGTCATAGGACTTACCTACATTTTTGGTATTGGCAAAACATCGGCTATTAAGATTCTTCATAAAGCCGAGATCAGCCAGGATAAAAAGGTAAAGGATTGGTCTGACGATGATATCGTCAAAATCCGCCGGATTATCGTTGAGGAGTTTAAAGTGGAAGGTGCGCTGAGATCCGAGATTCAGCTCAATATCAAGCGACTGATGGATATTGGTTGCTATCGGGGACTTCGTCATCGTAAAGGCCTACCACTCCGTGGACAGCGTACACGTACCAATGCCAGAACACGTAAAGGAAAACGTAAGACGGTAGCAGGTAAGAAGAAGGTCACCAAATAG
- the rpsK gene encoding 30S ribosomal protein S11: MAKATKIVKKKKKIEPVGQVHISSSFNNIIVTVTDLAGNTISWSAAGKMGFRGSKKNTPYAAQVAATDCAKRAYDMGLRKAEVFVKGTGAGRESAIRAVNAVGIDITLIKDITPLPHNGCRPPKRRRV; this comes from the coding sequence ATGGCAAAAGCGACCAAAATAGTTAAGAAAAAGAAGAAAATTGAGCCAGTGGGTCAGGTTCATATATCCTCGTCTTTCAACAATATTATTGTAACGGTTACAGACCTTGCAGGGAATACAATTTCCTGGTCTGCAGCTGGAAAGATGGGCTTCCGTGGATCCAAAAAAAATACGCCCTATGCTGCGCAGGTAGCAGCAACTGACTGTGCAAAAAGGGCATATGATATGGGCTTGCGTAAAGCAGAAGTCTTTGTAAAAGGTACAGGTGCTGGTCGTGAGTCTGCCATCCGTGCTGTAAATGCTGTGGGAATCGATATTACCCTTATCAAGGATATCACTCCACTGCCACACAACGGCTGCCGTCCTCCCAAAAGAAGAAGAGTATAG
- the rpsD gene encoding 30S ribosomal protein S4, with protein sequence MARYRGPKGKIARRFKEPIFGSSKVLDRRKFGPGQHGRGRKKVSEYAVQLLEKQKAKYTYGVLERQFRNTFDKASRKKGVTGEVFLQMLEARLDNTLFRMGFAPTRRAARQIVSHKHVMVNGTVTNIPSFVLQPGDEVSIRENSKNIEVISQNAGRSARYSWLDVQPGQFKGVFLNYPDRESIPENINVQLIVELYSK encoded by the coding sequence ATGGCAAGATACAGAGGCCCTAAGGGTAAGATAGCCAGAAGATTTAAGGAGCCCATCTTTGGTTCCAGCAAGGTTTTAGACCGTAGAAAATTCGGTCCAGGTCAACATGGTCGTGGCCGGAAGAAAGTTTCTGAATATGCAGTTCAGCTTCTTGAAAAACAAAAGGCCAAATACACCTACGGTGTGCTTGAACGTCAGTTCAGAAATACGTTCGATAAAGCTTCACGTAAAAAAGGTGTAACAGGTGAGGTATTCCTTCAGATGCTGGAGGCTCGTCTTGATAATACACTGTTCCGTATGGGATTCGCTCCTACCCGTCGTGCTGCCAGACAGATCGTCAGTCACAAGCATGTGATGGTAAATGGAACAGTAACTAATATCCCTTCCTTCGTCCTCCAACCAGGTGATGAAGTTTCTATCCGGGAAAATAGCAAAAACATTGAAGTGATCAGCCAGAATGCAGGCCGTAGTGCTCGTTATTCATGGCTTGATGTACAGCCTGGACAATTTAAAGGAGTATTCCTGAACTACCCTGACAGAGAATCTATTCCTGAGAATATTAATGTTCAGCTGATCGTTGAATTGTATTCGAAGTAA
- a CDS encoding DNA-directed RNA polymerase subunit alpha: MALLNFQMPEKVVLEKENDFYGRFLLRPLERGYGITVGNALRRVLLSSLEGYAITSVKIPGVDHEFSVVDGVVEDVTEIILNLKGVRLKKVADGDSKIFVSVRGKEVFTAGDIADHTAAFVVTNPSHVIARLDPKTQFDVELTVGKGRGYVPAEDNKTPNAPIGDIPIDAIFTPIRNVRYMVDDYRIEQKTDYEQLEIEVKTDGTIDAESALKESANILLRHLMLFSDDSITLKSDEPEKKDEVDENYLQMRKLLKTPLSELDLSVRAFNCLKAADIKSLGDLVSYNIADLLKFRNFGKKSLTELEELVADKSLSFGMEVAKYKLDED; encoded by the coding sequence ATGGCACTACTTAATTTCCAAATGCCGGAAAAAGTTGTTCTGGAAAAGGAAAATGACTTTTACGGCAGATTTCTCTTGCGACCTTTAGAGCGTGGGTATGGTATCACGGTAGGGAATGCCTTGAGACGAGTGCTTCTTTCTTCTCTGGAAGGATATGCTATCACTTCCGTGAAGATTCCTGGTGTTGATCATGAATTCTCAGTTGTTGATGGCGTTGTTGAAGACGTTACTGAGATCATCCTCAACCTCAAAGGCGTCAGACTGAAAAAAGTTGCTGACGGCGATTCTAAAATATTTGTTTCTGTACGTGGCAAAGAGGTCTTTACAGCCGGGGATATTGCAGATCATACTGCAGCATTCGTGGTTACAAACCCCTCTCATGTCATCGCTCGCCTCGATCCTAAAACGCAGTTTGACGTTGAGCTTACTGTGGGGAAAGGTCGTGGTTATGTTCCTGCAGAAGACAATAAAACCCCCAATGCCCCCATCGGAGATATTCCGATTGATGCTATTTTTACCCCGATCCGCAATGTTCGCTATATGGTGGATGATTACCGGATTGAGCAAAAAACAGACTACGAACAACTCGAGATAGAGGTTAAAACGGATGGTACGATCGACGCCGAATCAGCGTTGAAGGAAAGTGCTAACATTCTCCTCCGTCACCTTATGCTTTTCTCCGACGACAGCATAACGCTGAAATCAGATGAGCCCGAAAAGAAAGATGAGGTGGATGAAAATTATCTTCAGATGCGTAAGCTCCTGAAAACACCACTGTCTGAACTTGACCTTTCGGTTCGTGCGTTTAACTGTCTGAAAGCTGCGGATATCAAATCTCTCGGTGATCTGGTAAGCTACAATATTGCAGACCTGCTGAAATTCAGAAATTTTGGTAAAAAATCTCTGACAGAACTGGAAGAGCTTGTTGCTGACAAAAGTCTCAGTTTTGGGATGGAAGTCGCTAAATACAAACTCGACGAAGATTAA
- the rplQ gene encoding 50S ribosomal protein L17, with protein MRHGKTFNHLGRKAAHRKALLNNMAISLIEHKKITTTLAKAKELRKFVEPLITKAKSDSGHSRRVVFSYLQNKEAVKELFGVIADRVGDRPGGYTRILKIGNRPGDNAEMAFIELVDFSEFASEKAAGSSKRKKRRRKSGSGAGKETSAVVETPVVNEVFEDAEEVVETVAEETEEITEEVVDETSEESSDEEEK; from the coding sequence ATGAGACACGGAAAAACCTTTAACCACCTCGGGCGCAAAGCCGCCCACAGAAAAGCCTTGTTGAATAACATGGCTATCTCGCTCATCGAGCACAAAAAAATCACTACTACGCTTGCTAAGGCAAAAGAGCTCCGTAAATTTGTAGAGCCTTTGATTACCAAAGCAAAAAGTGACTCTGGACACTCTCGTCGTGTAGTTTTCTCTTATCTTCAAAATAAAGAAGCTGTAAAAGAGTTGTTTGGGGTGATTGCAGATCGTGTAGGCGATCGTCCAGGCGGGTATACCCGTATTCTGAAGATTGGCAACAGACCTGGTGATAATGCCGAAATGGCGTTTATCGAACTCGTCGACTTTAGCGAATTTGCCTCAGAAAAAGCTGCCGGTAGCAGCAAGCGCAAAAAACGCAGAAGAAAGTCGGGTAGTGGTGCAGGTAAAGAAACTTCTGCTGTGGTTGAAACTCCGGTAGTAAACGAAGTGTTTGAAGATGCTGAAGAAGTTGTTGAAACGGTCGCTGAAGAAACCGAAGAAATAACGGAAGAAGTAGTGGATGAAACTTCTGAAGAATCATCGGACGAAGAAGAAAAATAA
- the lipB gene encoding lipoyl(octanoyl) transferase LipB, translating to MRQPVIYQDLQQIDYQTAWDLQESLLQRNVALKLAAGKSSVPEQVDTLHHLLFCEHPHVYTLGKSGNPENLLIDEKTREEKGILYYKINRGGDITYHGPGQITGYPIFDLEKFRTDIGWYLRNMEEVIIRLLADFGLEGGRIAGATGVWLDIQTDQPRKICAMGVRCSRWITMHGFALNVNTDLSYFEHIIPCGIDDKGVTSLHKEMGRVVPMDEVKKMLLQHFADIFDLTYSK from the coding sequence ATGAGACAACCCGTCATATATCAGGATCTTCAACAAATAGACTATCAGACAGCCTGGGATTTGCAGGAATCTCTCCTGCAAAGAAATGTAGCATTAAAACTGGCCGCAGGCAAGTCTTCTGTTCCCGAACAAGTCGATACACTTCATCACCTACTGTTTTGTGAACACCCGCATGTATACACGCTGGGAAAAAGCGGCAATCCGGAAAACCTGCTGATTGACGAAAAAACACGCGAAGAAAAAGGGATTTTATACTACAAAATCAACCGTGGAGGGGATATTACCTATCATGGACCCGGCCAGATCACAGGTTATCCAATTTTTGATCTGGAAAAGTTTCGTACGGATATCGGTTGGTATCTGCGCAATATGGAAGAGGTGATCATACGTCTTTTGGCAGATTTCGGGTTGGAGGGAGGTCGTATTGCGGGTGCAACCGGCGTATGGCTCGATATTCAAACAGATCAACCAAGAAAGATATGTGCAATGGGTGTCAGGTGTAGCAGATGGATCACCATGCACGGGTTTGCCCTGAATGTCAACACAGACCTGTCCTATTTTGAACATATTATTCCATGCGGCATCGACGATAAGGGAGTAACCTCTCTTCACAAAGAGATGGGACGGGTAGTGCCAATGGATGAAGTCAAAAAAATGCTGCTTCAGCATTTTGCAGATATATTTGACTTAACCTACTCCAAATAA
- a CDS encoding NifU family protein — protein MSRKVQLHIEGVPNPDAIKIVLENGILVDKPYEFSSLAEAESSPLARRLLMYRYVNRVMLNHNYITILKDPKNNTSWQDILFEIRAMIQQHLESNQPIIYIGSKAVEHVSSEDVIVEMVRDLLDKHIRPAAQEDGGDIVFESYADGVLNLTMHGACHKCPYASQTMKDGVEPLLTQLMPEIRKVTATGNNVL, from the coding sequence ATGAGCCGCAAGGTACAATTACATATAGAGGGTGTTCCAAATCCAGATGCGATCAAGATTGTACTGGAAAATGGAATCCTCGTTGACAAACCCTACGAATTCAGTTCTCTGGCTGAAGCAGAATCCTCCCCATTGGCCAGGAGACTGCTGATGTACAGATATGTGAATCGAGTAATGCTCAATCATAACTATATTACCATTCTCAAAGATCCGAAAAACAATACATCCTGGCAGGATATTCTGTTTGAGATCAGAGCGATGATTCAACAGCATCTCGAAAGCAACCAACCGATTATCTATATTGGCTCGAAGGCCGTTGAGCACGTAAGCTCTGAAGACGTAATTGTAGAAATGGTTCGGGACTTGTTGGATAAACATATTCGCCCCGCAGCTCAGGAGGATGGCGGCGATATTGTGTTCGAATCTTATGCAGATGGTGTATTGAACCTTACCATGCACGGAGCCTGCCATAAATGTCCTTATGCGAGCCAAACGATGAAGGATGGTGTGGAACCCCTCCTTACTCAATTAATGCCGGAGATCAGAAAGGTAACCGCTACAGGGAATAATGTATTATAG
- a CDS encoding tetratricopeptide repeat protein: MIPLRLKQLLGFLETAPEDSFTLYSIAYEYLTLGEAETAIKYFEQLKSLHPEYIGTYYHLGKTLEKMGNKSAASEVYQSGIVIARKIKDRHALAELQTALNDLLFDD; this comes from the coding sequence ATGATACCTCTCAGACTCAAACAACTACTGGGGTTTCTTGAAACTGCGCCAGAGGATTCTTTTACCTTGTATTCTATTGCATACGAATATCTTACTCTGGGGGAGGCAGAAACTGCAATAAAATATTTTGAACAGCTAAAATCACTTCACCCCGAATATATTGGCACTTACTATCATTTAGGAAAAACATTGGAAAAAATGGGAAACAAATCTGCTGCCTCAGAGGTATATCAATCTGGAATTGTTATCGCCCGGAAAATAAAGGACCGGCATGCACTGGCAGAATTACAGACAGCCCTGAATGATTTACTATTTGACGATTAA